In Shewanella sp. GD04112, the sequence AATGTCATGCTAACGACTTACGCTCAGAGAGTTCGCAAAGCGAATATTAAGGTGAAAAAATTCTGAAACAAGCTTGGCTTTATCAGAACAGTAACCGTTAAAATAGGCCAGAACATCAAGGGTTCGACTGTTGATTATTTTGTCGGTTTTACCCAAAATGTCCCTCGGACTAAAGATTTCAAGCAGCAGGATTTGCAAACATCTGGCCGCAGATCCGTGTGTACAAACAAGTTCCGCACTCGTTCTGCGATAACATTAAAGATAACTCAAATAAATCAAGATCAAAGGATGCTTTATGTTGGATTCAGCTAAAGTTCAATACCCGCCATTACCACTGATCCAAACTTGGGTGTGGATGATGATCGAATCAGGCAATCCAGAAATTCAGGACAAAGGCAGAAATAACCTGATTGCTGCTTTTGGTAGCTTGGCCAAAGCTAACGAATACTTAGCCGAAATGAGCAAGAAATAATAAAAATAAAGGCGCCGGGATAGCGCCTTTATTTTTGGTCTTAAACCCGATTAAACCCGCTGACGACGTTCGATAACACTCTGATTTAACACTGCGAGTAAACGCTCGGTATCGTCCCAACCAATACAGGCATCCGTGATACTCTGACCGTAGCATAACGCCTGGCCTTCAATCAGATCCTGACGCCCTTCCACTAAGTGGCTTTCGACCATCACACCGAAAATCGCCTTATTACCCGCAGCCAATTGTTCGGCCACATCGTTCGCGACTTCCATTTGGCGTTGATATTGTTTGCTGCTGTTGGCATGGCTGAAGTCGATCATTATGTTGTCGACCAGCTTGGCCTTTTTCAGTTGTTCGCTGATCTGCGCCACATGGCTGGCACTGTAATTAGGCTCACGGCCGCCACGCAGAATGATATGGCAATCAGGATTACCTTTGGTCGACACAATCGCCGAATGGCCAAATTTGGTTACCGATAAGAAGTGGTGCGGCGCATTCGCGGCGCCGATGGCATCGATTGCCACCTTAATCGTGCCGTCGGTACCATTTTTAAAGCCTACAGGGCAAGACAGCCCCGAGGCCAATTCGCGGTGTACCTGCGATTCTGTGGTGCGTGCACCGATGGCGCCCCAGCACATCATATCCGCCACATATTGCGGGGTGATCATATCGAGGAATTCACCCGCGGTAGGCATGCCTGAGTCATTCAAATCGACCAAGAGTTTACGCGCGGTACGCAAACCATCGTTCAGTTTGAAGCTGTTATCCATATAAGGATCGTTGATGAGCCCCTTCCAACCCACTGTGGTACGCGGCTTTTCAAAATAAACACGCATCACCACTTCGAGCTGATCTTGATAACGTTCTCTTAGCGCAACCAGTCTCTGGCCATATTCCAATGCGGCCTTAGGATCATGGATTGAGCAAGGACCAATGACGACTAACAAACGATCATCTTGGCGAGCGAGAATGTTATGAATGCTTTGACGGGCGTTAAACACAGTTGCAGCAGCGTTTTCGGAGGCAGGAAATCGTTCTAGAATCGCAATCGGTGGAAGTAACTCTTTGACTTCATTAATGCGAACGTCATCATTTTGGTAATACATAATTTACTGCTCCAACTCTCGTGTTTAGGCTATTTTTATCGCTGCAATAGGGGATCTCAACTGCAATACTGAGTTCAATTTATCCAGTCTGCGCCGTTAATGCAACCAAGTTGTCTCCATTTCAAAAAATCAGCTATAACGTCTTGTTTTAACATATTTTTAAAAAATACAAATTCAAATATTTCAATATGATACTCGCATTGAAGTCTATGCCGTGTTTGACGAAAAACCAAAGTGCTAGCGAAAGCCAAAAATAAAAAACCTCCTTTGCCAGTAGTCAAACGCAAACAAAGGAGGTTGAGTAAAGGATTAATGTTGCTGCATGGCCTGCAGTTTTGCCTGATAGCGATGTTTATCTGTGGCTTCGCGGCTTAGTGCCATCGCTTTTTCCATATTGAGTTTGGCACGTTTTTCATCGCCCAGCGCCCAATAGGTGCGTGACAGGCCAAAGAAAAACTCATGCCGATAATCGGCTTTATCCACGGCCCTTTGATACCAAGCGAGCGCCTCGCTGTATTGGTGTTCGTCATAGGCCTGTTCGCCCATATCGTAGTAGTAATAAGGATTACGAATACGCGCTAACTCCAACACTTTATTGACCTGCGCCCACTCTTCTAAACGGCCCTGATCACCTAAAATCACCGCCAAGTTATAAAGCGTCGTCATATCATCGGCATCATATTTGAGCGCATAGCGATAGACTTGTTCTGCCCGCTTTTCATCGCCCTTGTGGCGATAAATCACGGCTAAGGTGTTGAGCGCAGGAATAAAGTGTCCAGATTTTAAGCCGGCTTTAATCAGCGCATAGGCGCGGTCTAAATCCCCTTCGACCAGAGATTCAGCGGCCATATTGTTATAAAACATGCTGGTTAAGGTCTGGCGATTGATTTGCACTTTGTTGTAGCCTCGCAGAGCTCGCTCGGGCATAAAGTCGACCAGAATCGCATGGGCCGACACATACACTGTGTGTACGCTCTCGGCGGGTAACAAGCGTAGATTGACATGGCCGTTGATCAGATAGAACTCGCCCTGTTTGTCCCACACGGGTTCAATCGCAATATCCTGAAACTCAGTGCCAATTTTAAACACATCCGCTAAAGCCGACGTCATCACCACCAACGACATACAATTTCCGGCGCGCTGGGCATAGGTTTCGCTGGCGGTTTGAGTCAAATTATCTTGATAGTGAAAATCGCTGTGACCGCCGAGCTGATTGGCATTGATATAACTGGCTAACCATTCATGCACCGCGACAGGATTTTTCGTCGATAAGCTGTAACGGTCGTAGGCTCGCCTGACATCGGCGGCCACAGAAGGTGGAAGGCTAAAAATATCCTCGACGCTAGGAATATTACTGACAGATTTAAACAACGGATCTGCAAATAGGGCATCAATTTCATCATCGCTAGGTTTTGGGGCTGTCGAGCTGCAACCCCATAAGAGTAAAAGTAATAATGAGCAGATTATGCCGCTAGAGATGGTGCGCAGTTGTATCATGAGATGTCCCCCAGACCATAAGGCTCCTATTTGAGCTTATTACACTTGGCCAAAAAGACGTCATAAAATGGTTACAAAAAATAACGGCCTGCCACAAAGGATTGCGGCAACTTGAAAGTTAACGCTGCCCCGGAGGGTCAACCTTGATATACACATCCTGCTGCTGATAACGATAGGGGCGGTAGTTATCCTGACCACAAGTAAAGTAAGGGTAAGGCTTTACCTGGGCGATACAACCGAGTGGCAGAGCCTGCAAAATTTGAATTTGCTCCTGCCTTCTCAAGGATTCCTGCCATTCATAATCTTTTAGCACTTGGTCGCGCACGGCAAAGGCATCGAAAGGCTCATCCGAGCGAGTCACTACGACTTGCCCCGCAAAAGCGGGCAAGGCTAAGAGTGCACTCAGAATCCCCCCAAGCAAACAGGTGCGTCTGAGTGGTGCAGTGGAATCAAAGAATAAGCGCATTGTTCACTCCTTGTGGTATCAGCATGGCAGTCGAAGACCCATAAAAAAAGCAGAGCACTTGGCTCTGCTTTACTATCCTCTTATCCCTTAGAGGCATCAAGTCATATCAACACCAGTTAGCCCGCACTTTTGACAGTCACAAACTCTGGGTAAGCGTCGATACCACAGTCAGACGCATCCATACCGTTATATTCTTCTTCCTCTGTAACACGGATGCCCATGGTCATCTTGAGTACAAACCACACCGCAAACGACGCGCTAAATACCCATGCGAAGATAATTGCTGCGCCAGTTAATTGCGCTGTGATAGTCGCGTCGGCATTCGATAAGGGTACACACATCAAACCGAGGAAACCCGCAACACCGTGCACAGAAATCGCGCCCACTGGGTCGTCAATCTTGATTCTGTCCAGACCCACGATAGAGAACACGACTAAACCACCAGCCACCACACCAATCACACCCGCCATCAGCAGCGAAGGCGACAGCGGATCCGCAGTAATCGCCACTAAGCCCGCCAGAATGCCGTTGAGGATCATAGTTAAGTCCGCTTTACCCCAAATCATTTTGCACACAACTAGGGCAGAGATAGCACCAAAAGCGGCCGCGGTGTTAGTGTTTACGAAGACCTTAGCGACAGAGCTAGCGTTAGCCGCATCTGAAACCATTAATTGTGAGCCACCGTTGAAACCAAACCAGCCCATCCACAGGATAAACATCCCTAAGGTCGCCATTGGCAGGTTAGAGCCTGGGATTGGGTTGACTTGGCCGTTAGGGCCATATTTACCCTTACGAGCACCGAGCAGTAACACCCCAGCGATAGCCGCTGCAGCACCTGTCATGTGCACAATACCGCTACCTGCAAAGTCTACAAAACCTAAGCTAGAGATAAAGCCTTTACCCCAAGTCCAATAGCCTTCAACTGGGTAGATAATGCCTGTCATCACCACGGAGAAGAA encodes:
- a CDS encoding ammonium transporter; this encodes MEELTKLGVTVSELRFALDTFYFLISGALVMWMAAGFAMLEAGLVRSKNTTEILTKNVVLYAIACVMYLLIGYNIMYVDNAEGGWLPSLGTLIGSQADDANHALESDFFFQVVFVATAMSIVSGAVAERMKLWAFLFFSVVMTGIIYPVEGYWTWGKGFISSLGFVDFAGSGIVHMTGAAAAIAGVLLLGARKGKYGPNGQVNPIPGSNLPMATLGMFILWMGWFGFNGGSQLMVSDAANASSVAKVFVNTNTAAAFGAISALVVCKMIWGKADLTMILNGILAGLVAITADPLSPSLLMAGVIGVVAGGLVVFSIVGLDRIKIDDPVGAISVHGVAGFLGLMCVPLSNADATITAQLTGAAIIFAWVFSASFAVWFVLKMTMGIRVTEEEEYNGMDASDCGIDAYPEFVTVKSAG
- the aroG gene encoding 3-deoxy-7-phosphoheptulonate synthase AroG, with the protein product MYYQNDDVRINEVKELLPPIAILERFPASENAAATVFNARQSIHNILARQDDRLLVVIGPCSIHDPKAALEYGQRLVALRERYQDQLEVVMRVYFEKPRTTVGWKGLINDPYMDNSFKLNDGLRTARKLLVDLNDSGMPTAGEFLDMITPQYVADMMCWGAIGARTTESQVHRELASGLSCPVGFKNGTDGTIKVAIDAIGAANAPHHFLSVTKFGHSAIVSTKGNPDCHIILRGGREPNYSASHVAQISEQLKKAKLVDNIMIDFSHANSSKQYQRQMEVANDVAEQLAAGNKAIFGVMVESHLVEGRQDLIEGQALCYGQSITDACIGWDDTERLLAVLNQSVIERRQRV